The proteins below are encoded in one region of Pseudomonas putida NBRC 14164:
- the trpB gene encoding tryptophan synthase subunit beta: MTQSQYRPGPDANGLFGSFGGRYVAETLMPLVLDLAREYEAAKADPKFLEELAYFQRDYIGRPNPLYFAERLTEHCGGAKIFFKREELNHTGAHKVNNCIGQVLLAKRMGKKRLIAETGAGMHGVATATVAARFGLPCVIYMGATDIERQQANVFRMKLLGAEIVPVTAGTGTLKDAMNEALRDWVTNVEDTFYLIGTVAGPHPYPAMVRDFQSIIGKETRAQLQEKEGRLPDSLVACVGGGSNAMGLFHEFLEEPSVQIIGVEAGGHGVHTDKHAASLNGGVPGVLHGNRTYLLQDADGQITDAHSISAGLDYPGIGPEHAYLHEVKRVEYVSITDDEALDAFHASCRLEGIIPALESSHALAEAIKRAPKLPKDHLMVVCLSGRGDKDMQTVMNHMAAQEKQA, encoded by the coding sequence ATGACCCAGTCCCAATACCGCCCCGGCCCCGACGCCAATGGCCTGTTCGGCTCGTTCGGCGGCCGCTACGTGGCCGAAACCCTCATGCCACTGGTGCTGGACCTGGCCCGCGAATACGAAGCGGCCAAGGCAGACCCCAAGTTCCTCGAAGAGCTGGCCTACTTCCAGCGCGACTACATCGGCCGCCCCAACCCGCTGTACTTCGCCGAGCGCCTGACCGAGCACTGTGGCGGTGCGAAGATCTTCTTCAAGCGTGAAGAGCTCAACCACACCGGCGCGCACAAGGTGAACAACTGCATCGGCCAGGTGCTGCTGGCCAAGCGCATGGGCAAAAAGCGCCTGATCGCCGAAACCGGCGCCGGCATGCACGGCGTGGCCACCGCCACCGTCGCTGCCCGCTTCGGCCTGCCGTGCGTGATCTACATGGGCGCCACCGACATCGAGCGCCAGCAGGCGAACGTGTTCCGCATGAAGCTGCTGGGCGCCGAAATCGTCCCGGTTACCGCCGGTACCGGCACCCTGAAAGACGCCATGAACGAAGCCCTGCGCGACTGGGTCACCAACGTCGAAGACACCTTCTACCTGATCGGCACTGTCGCTGGCCCACACCCGTACCCGGCCATGGTCCGCGACTTCCAGTCGATCATCGGCAAGGAAACCCGCGCTCAGCTGCAAGAGAAGGAAGGCCGCCTGCCAGACAGCCTGGTTGCCTGCGTCGGTGGTGGTTCCAACGCCATGGGCCTGTTCCATGAGTTTCTCGAAGAGCCAAGCGTACAGATCATCGGCGTCGAAGCCGGTGGCCACGGCGTGCACACCGACAAGCACGCTGCCAGCCTGAACGGCGGGGTACCGGGCGTACTGCACGGCAACCGCACCTACCTGCTGCAAGATGCAGACGGCCAGATCACCGACGCCCACTCGATTTCCGCAGGCCTTGACTACCCGGGCATCGGCCCGGAGCACGCCTACCTGCACGAAGTGAAGCGCGTCGAGTACGTCAGCATTACCGATGACGAAGCGCTGGATGCGTTCCACGCCAGCTGCCGTCTGGAAGGCATCATCCCGGCGCTGGAAAGCTCCCACGCCCTGGCCGAAGCGATCAAGCGCGCACCGAAGCTGCCCAAGGACCACCTGATGGTCGTGTGCCTGTCGGGCCGCGGCGACAAAGACATGCAAACCGTCATGAACCACATGGCCGCCCAGGAGAAACAGGCATGA
- a CDS encoding LysR family transcriptional regulator, whose product MAHDLPPLNALRAFEATARLNSVSQAAEALHVTHGAVSRQIKVLEEHLGVALFVKDGRGIKLTDAGVRLRDASGEAFDRLRSVCTELSRDVSEAPFVLGCSGSLLARWFIPRLGRLKADLPELRLHLSAGEGDLDPRRPGLDALLVYAEPPWPADMQVHVLAEERIGPVLSPHFAGFDRLRDAPAKALLEEALLHTTSRPQAWPTWAGQQGLDPAGLQYGQAFEHLYYLLEAAVAGLGVAIAPQPLVADDLRAGRLSAPWGFSPTRAALALWVPRRAADGRAEQLAQWLRRELERQAG is encoded by the coding sequence ATGGCCCACGATCTCCCTCCCCTGAATGCCCTGCGCGCCTTCGAGGCTACCGCCAGGCTCAACAGCGTTAGCCAGGCGGCTGAAGCGCTGCATGTTACCCATGGCGCTGTCAGCCGGCAGATCAAGGTGCTTGAGGAGCACCTGGGGGTGGCGCTTTTCGTCAAGGACGGGCGTGGCATCAAACTCACAGATGCCGGTGTGCGTCTGCGCGATGCCAGCGGTGAGGCCTTCGACCGGTTGCGCAGCGTGTGTACAGAACTCAGCCGCGATGTCAGCGAGGCGCCGTTTGTGCTGGGCTGCTCGGGGAGCCTGCTAGCGCGTTGGTTTATCCCCAGGCTTGGTCGCCTGAAGGCGGATTTGCCTGAGTTGCGCCTGCACTTGTCCGCAGGTGAAGGTGACCTCGACCCCCGTCGTCCAGGGCTCGATGCATTGCTGGTATACGCTGAACCCCCATGGCCGGCGGACATGCAGGTGCATGTGCTGGCTGAGGAGCGTATCGGGCCGGTGCTTAGCCCGCATTTTGCCGGCTTCGATCGCTTGCGAGATGCGCCCGCCAAAGCCCTGCTGGAGGAGGCCCTGTTGCATACCACCTCGCGGCCACAAGCATGGCCGACATGGGCTGGGCAACAGGGATTGGACCCGGCCGGGTTGCAGTACGGCCAGGCGTTCGAGCATTTGTACTATTTGCTGGAGGCTGCGGTTGCAGGCCTTGGGGTGGCCATCGCGCCACAGCCGCTGGTGGCAGATGACTTGAGGGCCGGGCGCCTCAGCGCGCCGTGGGGCTTTTCCCCTACCCGGGCAGCGCTGGCCTTGTGGGTGCCGCGGCGCGCCGCAGATGGGCGCGCCGAGCAGTTGGCGCAGTGGCTGCGCCGCGAATTGGAACGCCAGGCGGGTTAG
- a CDS encoding DUF883 family protein, which translates to MHRNSLRKTSLESMEAEIESLLKSLENLKHDASEESQKSVKAIRSNAESALKHSRSLLSDAYEEVKTRTRQTGIATRDYAQEHPVTTAGVALGALGLLAAYLLTRRN; encoded by the coding sequence ATGCACCGCAACTCGCTGCGTAAAACATCCCTGGAGAGCATGGAAGCGGAGATCGAAAGCCTTCTGAAAAGCCTGGAAAACCTCAAGCATGACGCCTCGGAAGAGTCCCAGAAGTCGGTGAAGGCAATCCGCAGCAACGCCGAAAGCGCGCTGAAACACTCGCGCAGCCTGCTCAGCGATGCTTATGAGGAAGTGAAGACCCGCACCCGCCAGACCGGTATTGCTACCCGTGATTACGCACAGGAGCACCCGGTTACGACAGCGGGCGTGGCGCTTGGCGCCCTCGGCCTGCTGGCGGCCTATCTGCTGACCCGTCGCAACTAA
- a CDS encoding dodecin, whose amino-acid sequence MTDHHTYKKIELVGSSPTSIEDAINNALAEAGKSIKHLEWFEVVDTRGHIEGNKAAHFQVTLKVGFRIANS is encoded by the coding sequence ATGACTGACCATCACACGTACAAGAAGATCGAACTGGTGGGATCCTCGCCAACCAGCATCGAAGACGCGATCAACAATGCCCTGGCAGAAGCCGGCAAGAGCATCAAGCACCTGGAATGGTTTGAAGTGGTCGATACCCGTGGGCATATTGAAGGCAACAAGGCCGCGCATTTTCAGGTCACGCTGAAGGTGGGCTTTCGTATCGCCAATAGCTGA
- a CDS encoding DUF1161 domain-containing protein, whose translation MKKLILALGLMTLAGGALAAGKPCEELKAEIAAKLDAKGVTGYKLEVVNKGEPAGKVIGSCEAGTKEIVYRRG comes from the coding sequence ATGAAAAAACTGATTCTGGCGCTGGGCCTGATGACACTGGCCGGTGGTGCGCTGGCGGCGGGCAAGCCGTGCGAAGAGCTGAAGGCAGAAATTGCCGCCAAGCTGGATGCCAAAGGGGTTACTGGCTACAAGCTGGAGGTCGTCAACAAGGGCGAGCCGGCCGGCAAGGTGATTGGTAGCTGCGAGGCGGGTACCAAAGAGATTGTGTACCGCCGCGGTTGA
- a CDS encoding LLM class flavin-dependent oxidoreductase, whose translation MTQLRDLKISTLDLVPVRADAGPAQSLRNSLDLAQHVERFGYNRFWVAEHHNMDGIASSATSVLIGYLAGGTSTIRVGSGGVMLPNHAPLVIAEQFGTLASLYPGRIDLGLGRAPGSDQMTAYALRRDRAGGPDDFPDDVEELSRYLGPRTDDQKVIAVPGHDTDVPMWLLGSSLFSAQLAGMRGMPYAFASHFAPRFMHEAIRVYRNHFKPSTTLDKPYVMLGIPMVVAETDEKAEYLATSVYQRILALIRGQSLMQRPPVESMDGLWLPHERDTVGSFLGLAMIGSPQKVKAKVEVLLEQTGADELIFTCDLYEHADRIRSYELLAQALKTA comes from the coding sequence ATGACGCAGCTGCGTGATCTGAAAATATCCACCCTCGACCTGGTGCCCGTGCGCGCCGATGCAGGCCCGGCGCAATCGCTGCGCAACTCGCTGGACCTGGCGCAACACGTCGAGCGTTTTGGCTACAACCGCTTCTGGGTGGCGGAGCACCACAACATGGACGGCATCGCCAGTTCGGCGACGTCGGTGCTGATCGGCTACCTGGCCGGTGGCACCTCGACCATTCGCGTAGGCTCTGGCGGGGTGATGCTGCCCAACCACGCGCCGCTGGTGATCGCCGAGCAGTTCGGCACCCTGGCCAGCCTCTACCCGGGGCGTATCGACCTGGGCCTGGGCCGTGCGCCGGGCTCGGACCAGATGACCGCCTACGCCCTGCGCCGTGACCGTGCCGGCGGCCCGGACGACTTCCCGGACGATGTCGAGGAACTGTCGCGCTACCTCGGCCCGCGTACCGATGATCAAAAAGTGATCGCCGTGCCGGGGCACGACACTGACGTGCCGATGTGGCTGCTCGGTTCCAGCCTGTTCAGCGCCCAGCTGGCGGGCATGCGCGGCATGCCCTATGCCTTTGCCTCACACTTTGCGCCGCGCTTCATGCACGAGGCAATCCGCGTTTACCGCAATCATTTCAAGCCCTCGACCACGCTGGACAAGCCGTATGTGATGCTGGGCATCCCCATGGTGGTGGCAGAAACCGACGAAAAGGCCGAATACCTGGCAACCTCGGTGTACCAGCGCATCCTGGCGCTGATTCGCGGCCAGAGCCTGATGCAGAGGCCGCCCGTAGAAAGCATGGATGGGCTGTGGTTGCCCCATGAGCGGGATACGGTAGGCAGTTTCCTCGGCCTGGCGATGATCGGCAGCCCGCAGAAGGTAAAGGCCAAGGTGGAGGTGCTGCTGGAGCAGACCGGGGCGGACGAGCTGATCTTTACCTGTGACCTGTATGAGCATGCGGACCGGATCCGGTCCTATGAGCTGTTGGCGCAGGCCCTCAAGACCGCCTGA
- a CDS encoding OsmC family protein, translating to MKKTASAIWQGGLKDGKGLLSTESGALKQNPYGFNTRFEGTPGTNPEELIGAAHAGCFSMALSMMLGEAGLTADRIDTAAEVTLDKLPDGFAITAVHLVLRAKVPGAREAQFLEIANKAKEGCPVSKVLNAKISLDAALVG from the coding sequence ATGAAAAAGACAGCATCGGCGATCTGGCAAGGTGGCTTGAAGGATGGCAAGGGCCTGCTTTCTACCGAAAGCGGCGCGCTCAAGCAGAACCCGTATGGCTTCAACACCCGTTTTGAGGGCACGCCTGGAACCAACCCGGAGGAGCTGATTGGCGCCGCGCATGCCGGCTGTTTCTCGATGGCGTTGTCGATGATGCTCGGTGAAGCAGGGCTGACTGCGGACCGGATCGACACCGCTGCCGAGGTGACGCTCGACAAGCTGCCGGATGGTTTTGCCATTACGGCCGTGCATCTTGTGCTCCGGGCCAAGGTACCGGGCGCGAGAGAGGCGCAGTTCCTGGAGATTGCCAACAAGGCCAAGGAAGGGTGCCCGGTGTCCAAGGTGCTGAACGCAAAAATCAGCCTGGATGCAGCGCTGGTGGGCTGA
- a CDS encoding DUF1161 domain-containing protein: protein MIRVAIAVLASLVATSTLAAVKPCEELKAEIEAKIQAQGVPSYTLEIVPNSEVKDQNMVVGTCDGGTKKIIYQKNDR from the coding sequence ATGATTCGCGTAGCAATCGCCGTGTTGGCTTCCCTGGTCGCCACATCCACGTTGGCGGCGGTCAAGCCGTGCGAGGAACTGAAAGCCGAGATCGAGGCCAAGATCCAGGCTCAGGGTGTGCCGTCCTACACCCTGGAGATCGTGCCCAACAGTGAGGTCAAGGACCAGAACATGGTCGTCGGCACTTGCGATGGCGGGACGAAGAAGATCATTTACCAGAAGAATGATCGGTAG
- a CDS encoding PA0061/PA0062 family lipoprotein, translating into MRQPMMLIALSALGACASPLPPVDPKQAWVDLYTMTPGRVIMADRLDGKRLEDGRYFQVTPGKHELVVRFDYEIYSGGIMSEPRDRTCYLTVRFDDFKAGERYRLEARAPVMEPQVLLYDASRKVLVNEPSNVFCIP; encoded by the coding sequence ATGCGCCAGCCCATGATGCTGATCGCCCTCAGTGCACTGGGGGCTTGCGCCAGCCCCTTGCCCCCCGTCGACCCCAAGCAGGCCTGGGTTGATCTGTACACCATGACCCCCGGCCGCGTGATCATGGCCGACCGCCTCGATGGCAAGCGCCTGGAGGACGGCCGTTACTTTCAGGTAACGCCCGGCAAGCACGAACTGGTGGTGCGCTTCGATTATGAAATCTACTCGGGCGGCATCATGTCCGAACCCAGGGACCGAACCTGCTACCTGACCGTGCGCTTTGACGACTTCAAGGCCGGCGAGCGTTATCGCCTGGAAGCGCGCGCGCCGGTGATGGAGCCGCAGGTGCTGCTGTACGACGCCAGCCGCAAGGTGCTGGTGAACGAGCCTAGTAACGTGTTCTGCATTCCGTGA
- a CDS encoding PA0061/PA0062 family lipoprotein, with product MRALLVAGSLLLISACSTLPAPDPNQAWIDLTPYDNTSLDAVQVDERDWADSRYFEVQPGSHELTVRYQFPVTPSNIGPVDEPLWRDCQVKLSFKDFAAGQRYQLHAGSIGFRPWIKLYDDQQKMVGQGLPAGCQRT from the coding sequence ATGCGTGCATTGTTGGTCGCCGGTTCACTGTTGCTGATATCCGCCTGTTCCACGTTGCCGGCCCCGGACCCGAATCAGGCCTGGATCGACCTTACCCCCTACGACAACACCTCGCTGGACGCCGTGCAGGTCGATGAACGTGACTGGGCCGACAGCCGCTATTTCGAAGTACAGCCCGGCAGCCACGAGCTGACCGTGCGCTACCAGTTCCCGGTCACACCCAGCAATATCGGCCCGGTCGACGAGCCCTTGTGGCGCGACTGCCAGGTCAAACTGAGCTTCAAGGACTTTGCCGCCGGGCAGCGCTATCAGCTGCACGCTGGCAGTATCGGCTTCCGCCCCTGGATCAAGCTCTACGACGACCAGCAGAAAATGGTCGGCCAAGGCTTGCCTGCAGGCTGCCAACGCACCTGA
- a CDS encoding aminopeptidase has protein sequence MQRSGPGALDRVFTRLVPLLGALLLNGCSSVAYYGQLAEGQLQLLRARQPVAQVLADPTTSPQLRSRLAHAEQARVFASQQLKLPDNRSYRVYADIGRPYVVWNVFATPELSLQPVTHCFPIAGCVAYRGYYQQGAARGAAALMRQDGLDVYLGGVEAYSTLGWFDDPILSSMVGWGDERLATLIFHELAHQRFYVQDDTEFNESFASFVEQEGTRQWRAARGLAAVGEEQGQQRDQFIRLVLASRERLQAIYGGPLDDAHKRRAKQAEFERLRREYRQVRDGQWGGDKRYDAWMYGPMSNAKLLPFGLYDQWVPAFAAVFREVGGDWLRFYQRVEQLGRLPIEERKAALQRLVVSL, from the coding sequence ATGCAGCGCTCAGGCCCTGGGGCACTCGACCGCGTTTTCACCCGTTTGGTTCCCCTGCTGGGGGCGCTCCTGCTGAACGGTTGCAGCAGCGTGGCCTACTATGGGCAGCTGGCCGAGGGCCAATTGCAGCTGCTGCGTGCGCGACAGCCAGTCGCGCAGGTGCTTGCCGACCCCACCACGTCACCGCAGTTACGCTCGCGCCTGGCGCACGCTGAACAGGCGCGGGTGTTCGCCAGCCAGCAGTTGAAACTGCCGGATAACCGCAGCTACCGGGTTTATGCCGACATTGGCCGGCCTTATGTGGTGTGGAATGTGTTTGCCACGCCCGAACTGTCGTTGCAGCCGGTGACGCACTGTTTCCCGATTGCGGGGTGCGTGGCCTATCGCGGCTACTACCAGCAAGGTGCGGCACGCGGGGCGGCGGCATTGATGCGCCAGGACGGCCTGGATGTGTATCTGGGGGGCGTGGAGGCGTATTCGACCCTTGGCTGGTTCGACGACCCGATCCTGTCGTCAATGGTCGGTTGGGGCGACGAGCGCCTGGCCACGCTCATCTTCCATGAACTGGCTCACCAGCGCTTCTATGTGCAGGACGATACCGAGTTCAACGAATCGTTTGCCTCCTTTGTCGAGCAGGAAGGCACCCGGCAATGGCGTGCAGCGCGTGGGCTTGCCGCTGTTGGCGAGGAGCAGGGGCAGCAGCGTGACCAGTTCATCAGGCTGGTGCTGGCCAGCCGTGAGCGGTTGCAGGCGATTTATGGCGGGCCGCTGGACGATGCGCACAAGCGGCGGGCCAAGCAGGCCGAGTTTGAGCGTTTGAGGCGTGAGTACCGGCAGGTGCGTGATGGCCAGTGGGGCGGTGACAAGCGTTATGACGCCTGGATGTATGGGCCGATGAGTAATGCCAAGTTGTTGCCGTTCGGGCTGTATGACCAGTGGGTGCCGGCGTTTGCGGCGGTGTTTCGTGAGGTGGGTGGGGATTGGCTTCGGTTTTATCAGCGGGTCGAGCAGCTGGGGCGGTTGCCGATTGAAGAAAGGAAAGCGGCGCTGCAGCGTCTGGTGGTTAGCCTGTGA
- a CDS encoding HAD family hydrolase: MQQQNILFDLDGTLTDPRLGITRSIQYALAKLGIDEPDLARLEHFIGPPLLQAFMQFYSFDEAKAWEAVNFYRERFRVTGLYENLVFQGVPELLEALNGQGRTLYIATSKPWEFAREIARHFAFDQHFKVIYGSELDGTRTNKVELIRHLLDEEGLDPAQTLMIGDRKHDLIGARSNGLQAVAVGYGFGSQEELMAEEPAYHFATLAEMHQAFIKA, translated from the coding sequence ATGCAACAGCAAAACATCCTCTTCGACCTCGACGGCACCCTGACCGACCCCCGCCTGGGCATCACCCGCTCGATCCAGTATGCCCTGGCCAAGTTGGGCATCGACGAGCCGGACCTGGCCCGCCTCGAACATTTCATCGGCCCGCCTTTGCTACAGGCCTTCATGCAGTTCTACAGCTTCGACGAAGCCAAGGCCTGGGAGGCGGTGAACTTCTACCGGGAGCGTTTCCGCGTCACCGGCCTGTACGAAAACCTGGTGTTCCAGGGCGTGCCGGAGTTGCTCGAAGCCCTGAACGGGCAGGGCCGCACGCTGTACATCGCCACTTCCAAACCGTGGGAATTCGCCCGCGAAATCGCCCGGCACTTCGCCTTCGACCAACACTTCAAGGTGATCTACGGCAGCGAACTGGACGGCACCCGCACCAACAAGGTCGAGCTGATTCGCCATCTGCTGGATGAAGAAGGGCTGGACCCGGCGCAAACCCTGATGATCGGGGACCGCAAGCATGACCTGATCGGCGCGCGCAGCAATGGCTTGCAGGCAGTGGCGGTGGGGTATGGGTTTGGTAGCCAGGAAGAACTGATGGCAGAAGAGCCGGCCTACCACTTTGCGACCTTGGCCGAGATGCATCAGGCATTCATCAAGGCTTGA
- a CDS encoding gamma carbonic anhydrase family protein, with product MAIRSFQQHTPKVGLRAFVDRSAVVLGDVEIGEDSSIWPMTVVRGDMHRIRIGARTSVQDASVLHITHAGPFNPDGFPLIIGDEVTIGHKVMLHGCTLGNRILVGMGSTIMDGAIVEDEVIIGAGSLVPPGKRLVSGYLYMGSPVKQARLLNDKERAFFSYSAGNYVKLKDQHLAEGYDQPE from the coding sequence ATGGCCATCCGAAGCTTCCAGCAACACACTCCGAAAGTTGGGCTACGTGCCTTCGTCGACCGCTCGGCAGTAGTGCTGGGCGACGTGGAGATCGGTGAAGACAGCTCGATCTGGCCGATGACCGTGGTACGCGGCGACATGCACCGCATTCGCATCGGTGCACGTACCAGCGTGCAGGACGCCAGCGTGCTGCACATCACCCACGCCGGCCCGTTCAACCCGGACGGTTTCCCGCTGATCATCGGTGACGAGGTGACCATCGGCCACAAGGTGATGCTGCATGGCTGCACCCTGGGCAACCGGATCCTGGTCGGCATGGGCAGCACCATCATGGATGGCGCCATCGTCGAGGACGAAGTAATCATCGGTGCCGGCAGCCTGGTACCGCCGGGCAAACGCCTAGTCAGTGGTTACCTGTACATGGGCAGCCCGGTGAAACAGGCCAGGTTGCTGAACGACAAAGAGCGCGCGTTCTTCTCATATAGCGCCGGCAATTACGTGAAGCTCAAGGACCAGCACCTGGCCGAAGGCTACGACCAACCGGAATGA